GATGTTGAACTTCATTGGATGGAAACATACCGAACCAAAATAATAAAGCAGATAGGAACATAGCTAGTAAATAAAAGGAATGCACGTACTCATTTATTCTGACGGTATCAAAGACCGATGGTACATGATAAACAAGGAATAAAACGTGAAATACAATGAGTGTCCAAACTGGATTCGTTAGCCTACCCAAAAGGGAACGCAAGGCCTGAAAAGAACTCACACGATGAACGACTGCATCTTTCATTCCCCATACAAGCAAAGGAGCTGAAGTAAAGATTATCATGACCATTTGAACGATATGAAATCGAAATTGAATTCTCCCTAATAAATTCAGCGGGCTCCCTAATGCCAAAAAATAGACCAACAGCCCGATCACAAATAAAACAGACTTATATTTTTTATGTGTTGGTGAGCCTGTAAAGAAAACAAAATACAACACCAACGTTAATAAAAGAAAGTACAACACCCCAAAATTCCATTTTTCATGAGACGCAAAGTTTTCTAGAATGTTTTCAATCATTCCTGACCACAACCTTACAGTGTTTGTTACTGTAATTTTAAATTACTAGGTAAAGGCTGTATGTGAGAAAAGTCACTATGCAAACAGAGGGACGGTTCTGCTGCTTCCACAGGAAGCAAGAGAACCGTCCCTGCGCTTCTAAAAAACTGGCTAATGCATACATATAACAAGCGATTGAAGGGGATTTCTAACATGTGTAGAGGAGGGGGTTAATCATTGCATGATTTAGATTTACATCATATTTTTGAGATTGGTCTTATATTGGTTATGATTGCAGCTGGAATTACGGCTATTGCAAAGAAGTTTAACAAGCCATACCCGATTGCATTAGTTATTATTGGAACAATTATCGGTCTAGTAAATATTCCTGTCTTAGAGCCGCTGAAAGAATTTATAACAGAAGGAGAAATTTTTAACTTTGTCATTATCACATTGTTTTTACCAGCTTTACTAGGAGAGGCAGCATTAAAGCTTCCATTTTCTCATTTGAAGGAAAATAAAGACCCGATTTTCGCCCTAGCATTTGGAGGAACCCTTTTATCATTTCTCATTATTGGATTTTCTTCAATGTGGCTTTTCCATTTCTCAATCCCGTCAGCCTTCGTATTTGCAGCATTAATGAGTGCAACAGACCCAGTTAGTGTTTTGTCCATTTTTAAAAGTGTTGGAGTAAAGAAAAGGCTTGCTACAGTGATAGAAGGCGAAAGTTTATTTAATGATGGATTAGCAGTTGTTCTATTTAAAATATCAGCCTTTTATTTACTATCATATATTGAACTTGGGATTGCAGGAGCAGGATATGGGTTATGGGAGTTTATCAAAGTTGTATCACTTGGTCTTATCATTGGAGGAGCCCTTGGTTATGGATTTTCCCAATTAACGAAATACTTTGATGACTATCCATTAGAAATTATTTTCAGCATCATCCTCTTTTACGGATCGTTTCTATTGGCAGAAAGTGTTCATGCTTCTGGAGTCATTGCTGTTGTCGTTGCAGCTCTGATCTTTGGAAATTATGGAGCAAGAATTGGAATGAGCCCAACGACAAAGCTAAACATTAATAACTTTTGGGATGTCGCAGCCTTACTTGCCAATTCGCTGGTATTCTTAATGGTAGGGTTAGAAATCACTAGAATAAACCTTGTTGACAAGTGGGGCATCATTTTCATTGCCATTTTGTTAGTTTTAATTTCAAGAAGTATAGCCGTTTATACAAGCTTATTATTCATTAAGAACTTCCCTAACTCATGGAGGCATATCATCAATTGGGGAGGCTTAAAAGGCTCACTATCAATTGCTCTTGTTCTAAGTCTACCTAGAAATTTTCCGGCTCGTGAAGATATCTTGATACTAGCGTTTAGTGTGGTGTTGTTTTCATTGGTCGTTCAAGGACTTTCAATTAAGCCACTTTTAACAGCATTAGGTGAAAATAAGAAAGCAGAAGGCAATACGGAGTATGAAGAATTAATCACACGGAGATATCGATTCGAGACTGCTATTACAGAAATAAATAAGGTGAGAAAGAATTTTCTAATTACAACAGCTGTATCAAATGAAATCATATCCAACTATGAACAAAAGCTTGCTTCAATGGACAGTGAAATCGAAGCGCTTTTACAGAAGTACCCAGA
This genomic stretch from Bacillus sp. BGMRC 2118 harbors:
- a CDS encoding Na+/H+ antiporter; protein product: MHDLDLHHIFEIGLILVMIAAGITAIAKKFNKPYPIALVIIGTIIGLVNIPVLEPLKEFITEGEIFNFVIITLFLPALLGEAALKLPFSHLKENKDPIFALAFGGTLLSFLIIGFSSMWLFHFSIPSAFVFAALMSATDPVSVLSIFKSVGVKKRLATVIEGESLFNDGLAVVLFKISAFYLLSYIELGIAGAGYGLWEFIKVVSLGLIIGGALGYGFSQLTKYFDDYPLEIIFSIILFYGSFLLAESVHASGVIAVVVAALIFGNYGARIGMSPTTKLNINNFWDVAALLANSLVFLMVGLEITRINLVDKWGIIFIAILLVLISRSIAVYTSLLFIKNFPNSWRHIINWGGLKGSLSIALVLSLPRNFPAREDILILAFSVVLFSLVVQGLSIKPLLTALGENKKAEGNTEYEELITRRYRFETAITEINKVRKNFLITTAVSNEIISNYEQKLASMDSEIEALLQKYPDLREKQQTILKKHSLYAQYEAIQDLLKEEIISNEVANKEQEHITNELVKLEDHH